In one Solanum dulcamara chromosome 1, daSolDulc1.2, whole genome shotgun sequence genomic region, the following are encoded:
- the LOC129899674 gene encoding uncharacterized protein LOC129899674 — protein MGKSDDSIQRRKNKKSRKKQDDKLSNRIAGIIAAKKRRQSGKRRMCEGMCYSLPTPEDPFNERHGKVDLVKKKKKKQNQSKKGKNPVKKTSLPQNSDKLKEEFHMHAPSKFLILCLKNIQDGLQQDGAFNDGEEKPFFVHTWGIEFWKYFARGKDIIGTNQAHATTEQIAWVAATTADAISRKEKEGLSISNPFLLFLVPSQEKAVKVRKICKPLKALGIHTVSLHPGASIDHQIQGLKNCEPEFLISTPERLQELLSCGAIETSDVSFLVIDGPLTEAGYVDAVESIAKSISGKPQILAFSDCSNSSSSFLMKKSFGESICRIPLDDPINGHNMTSDICASKLSKTNGACCPCS, from the exons ATGGGGAAAAGTGACGATTCCATTCAGAGAAGGAAGAACAAGAAGAGCAGAAAGAAGCAAGATGACAAGCTCTCTAATCGTATAGCTGGAATTATTGCTGCCAAGAAACGTCGCCAGTCCGGCAAACGCCGTAtgtgtgag GGAATGTGCTATAGTTTGCCTACACCTGAGGATCCATTCAATGAGAGGCATGGAAAAGTTGATCttgtgaaaaagaagaagaagaagcagaacCAGTCGAAAAAGGGAAAGAACCCTGTTAAGAAGACTAGTTTGCCACAAAATTCTGACAAATTAAAGGAAGAGTTCCACATGCATGCTCCATCTAAGTTTTTAATTCTATGTTTGAAAAACATTCAGGATGGCCTTCAGCAGGATGGAGCCTTCAATGATGGAGAGGAAAAGCCTTTCTTCGTCCATACATGGGGAATTGAATTCTGGAAATATTTTGCCCGTGGCAAAGATATAATTGGTACAAATCAAGCCCATGCTACAACTGAGCAAATTGCTTGGGTTGCAGCAACGACTGCTGATGCCATCTCAAGAAAGGAGAAAGAAGGTCTATCAATCAGTAACCCCTTCCTTTTATTCCTTGTTCCCTCCCAAGAGAAAGCTGTCAAG GTGCGGAAAATATGCAAGCCTCTGAAAGCTCTTGGAATACATACAGTGAGTCTGCATCCTGGTGCTTCTATAGACCACCAGATTCAGGG CCTGAAGAATTGTGAGCCCGAGTTTCTTATATCTACTCCTGAAAGACTTCAAGAACTCCTCTCATGTGGTGCCATTGAAACTTCTGATGTTTCTTTCCTG GTCATCGATGGACCTCTTACTGAGGCAGGTTATGTTGATGCTGTTGAATCCATTGCAAAATCTATTTCTGGAAAGCCACAAATACTGGCTTTCAGTGACTGCTCAAATTCTTCATCCAGTTTTCTTATGAAGAAGAGTTTTGGAGAATCAATATGTAGAATACCGCTTGATGATCCAATAAATGGTCATAACATGACTTCAGATATTTGTGCTTCTAAGTTGTCAAAG ACAAACGGGGCTTGCTGTCCTTGCAGTTGA